From the genome of Hippocampus zosterae strain Florida chromosome 8, ASM2543408v3, whole genome shotgun sequence:
taaAAATTTAAAACATCAAATCCAAACCACAAACGTGAAATAAATAACGTTTGACTTTTTATTAATTCTAGTGCATATtataaaatgaacaattttaCGTCTTTTTTTACCTACACAAAAACTAGACACTAgacggatggacggatgggGCGAAGGGTCAACAAAAATGTATCCGTTTTCTTGTGCAGCTCCAGTTTATTCAAACCTTGacgtcaaaacaacaaaacaaaaactggcaGTTTTGCGATACGGTACTGTGAGCATTTAGCCACCAAAACGTCCAATAAAGTAAACCTTTTGTTgagatgttttcaaaatgagattcaaccttttttttttcccaacatttgGTTGAACTTTTTAATGAGGTGATTGTGATTTTGTTCATTGGTGGGCACCAAAGAGCGAAACGTCGGCAAGAAGCACCACCAATACGTCCACAGTTTGAGCTGTGCACAAAAGTTGACATGATAAAACTATTATTTTTGGCGAGAAGACATAcaacaataattatttttggCGAGAAGACATGTACAGTAAACGCCAACCTCTTCGTTTTGGCGGTTCACCAAGTAAAAATTATGCCGCCCCGGGCCACCAGAGGGAGCCGTCGTCACGGTAGCGCACAAGTTGGACAAGCAACTGACGCCGAAGCGaagctttgctttgtttttttggcctTGTTTTTCTTGGGAGGGGACATTCAAGCTGGTTTCTCACTTGTAAACTGTACAGATTTgactctttgctttttttttttggttgttttttttttcttctttctggtTGTTAGAAAACGGTCACAACCCTTGTACATGTTCTTTGGATTacacattaaaatgtttttgcatgTTTCCAGCTTTTTCTCATGACCAAACTACAATTTTTCACCAGCGCCAATGCaaaatttttaaatataaatgtagcaaagaaacgaccacgtatagtagttgtagaggaaaaacacaaaacaacccacGGGTTCATTGTTTGGGTTAGCTCAGTGGTAGAAAGCTGAAGTCCCAAATCCGGTGGATGGGTGTTCGATTCCCAATGTTTGCAACAAGGTCACACCTCTAACCACCATTTGCagctttattaaataaaacacaaaacaaacaagaagctATGTGGTGGTGTGGCTCAGGAGTAGAGAAACCATGTCCCAAACTAGAGGTTGGGTGTTCAATCACAGGCGGTTAAAACCATATCCCTTCTTTCTTTGACCAACGTGATAAGTAAGGCTtattaaagttgtttttttgtatcgtaaggcgtttttcaccgaaaaaaacgaccatgtatagtaaggcgtttttagccaaaaaaaaaacaaccatgtatagtaagatgtttttagccgaaaaaaaaacgaccatgtatagtaaggcgattttagccggaaaaatatgaccatgtatagtaaggcgtttttggatgaaaaaaatcaccatgtttagtaaggtgtttttggatgaaaaaaatcaccatgtttagtaaggtgtttttggatgaaaaaacgaccatgtatagtaaggcattttttgatgaaatttttagtcggaaaaaaaaaccatgtatagtaaggcatttttggatgaaaaaacgaccatgtatagtaaggcgtttttagcgggaaattaacaaccatgtatagtaaggcgtttttagacgaaaaaaaacgaccatgtatagtaaggcgtttttagccggaaaaaaatgaccatgtatagtaaggcgtttttggatgaaaaaaatgaccatgtttagtaagggtttttggatgaaaaaacaaccatgtatagtaaggcattttttgatgaaatttttagtcgaaaaaaaaacaaccatgtatagtaaggcgtttttagtgggaaaataacaaccatgtatagtaaggcgtttttagacgaaaaaaacaaccatgtatagtaaggcgtttttggatgaaaaaacgaccatgtatagtaaggcgtttttagccggaaaaaaacgaccatgtatagtaaggcgtttttagcccaaaaaaacaaccatgtatagtaaggcatttttagccgggaaaaaaaacaaccatgtatagtaaggcgtttttagctgaaaaaaaatgaccatgtatagtaaggcgtttttggatgaaaaaaatgaccatgtatagtaaggcattttttgatgaaatttttagtcgaaaaaaaaacaaccatgtatagtaaggcatttttggatgaaaaaacgaccatgtatagtaaggcgtttttggatgaaaaaacgaccatgtatagtaaggcatttttggatgaaatttttagtcgaaaaaaaaacaaccatgtatagtaaggcgtttttagccgaaaaaaacaaccatgtatagtaaggcgtttttagagggaaaataacaaccatgtatagtaaggcgtttttagccggaaaaaaacgaccatgtatagtaaggcgtttttcgatgaaaaaacgaccatgtatagtaaggcgtttttagccggaaaaaaacgaccatgtatagtaaggcgtttttagcccaaaaaaacaaccatgtatagtaaggcgtttttagccggaaaaaacaaccatgtatagtaaggcgtttttttccggctataaacgccttactatacatggtcatttttttccggctaaaaacgccttactatacatggttgttttttttttggctaaaaacgccttactacaatggtcgttttttcgcctcaaaacacctttctcaacatggtcgtttttgtcgtcgAAAAACAGACACTGAAACGTCCTCTTCTCTCATTCCTTAAAGGATCCCCGTTAGCACTGCGGTGTAACATTTTGAGAGCGCTTGCATTTTGCACGCCACACAGGGCGGGCATGTTGTCGCCAACGAGGACGATGGAGACAGATGACAGCGAATGGAAGCATCAACACGAATAAAGAAATAATCCACAGGCTTCCTTTCCCTGCGGGACGGCAGCTAGCATTTAGCATTTAGCGTGACAGGAGGAGGACACGCAGTCTTGAGTATGACTGACGGCAAAGCGTTGCAACAAATTTGTCACGGACGGATGAAGATTACGTCATCACGCAGCGCCGGCATTGTGTCGGCTCTTTGGAAATATAAGCGTCTGTTAGCATATTCGCATCAGATGCATAAAGAGGATTAAGATTGGAGTTTGACGATTGTCGTGTCTTTTAAAATGGAAGCAGAACATTTCTTAGAAGTTTCTCTCAGTATTTTTTGTCTGACTGCAGCTAGTCGCCATCTGTTTCTTTCTGCTCACACATGGGCGAGGAAGGTGTTGGCAACCAATCACGTCACtggcacatttattttaaacgtGACAACTTGGCAACACTCCGCTGATGCTGGCAAACGTCaagtttttgtttagtttttttttttcctgtgaactTACCGCTGCTGTGCTTTGTCACTTTACAAGCTCACAGGGATATGTCTATTTACCGAATCACAGAGGTGTGGCTATTTACTTACTGGTCCGTGTGTGCACGTATTCCAGGGCCTGTCTAAATACTGAATCACAGCGATGTGCTACTTCTTCTTCCTGCTGTTGGGActgtgctgtcattggttgacatTTTCGCGACACTTGGATGTACTATTGCCCAAAATAGATCTTTCAATCCATCATTTAGTTAAATATTACAGCAGCACCAGTGACGAAAAAGAGACACATGCCTACTCCTACTAACGTGCTGCCATAGACGTTGCTCCACTTTCACTTTTCCAAGTGCTCGCAAAAGCCGTATTTTTTGGCAGCGAAAgatgaaaaagaacaacaaagatGGAGGAGAAGCCGACTTCTTGTTCTTTCCTGACAGATTGAGGACTGGATGGGAGTCAGTCTTGGCAGCTCTGTGAAGTCCAAACTTTCCAGtcgcttttttaaaatatttttatcccTTCTTTCTTTCCATAACATCAATCATTCATGTTCCTGCCTCTACCCGCCACAATAAAGGCACATCTAATTGTTGTCactcactttcattcattcattcattcatcttccgtaccgcttgatcctcactagggtcgcggggggtgcaggagcccatcccagccatctccgggcagtaggcgggggacaccctgaatcggttgccagccaatcgcagggcacacatagacgaacaaccatccacgctcacactcacacctagggacaatttagagtgttcaatcagcctgtcatgcatatttttggaatgtgggaggaaaccggagaacccggagaaaacccacgcaggcccggggagaacatgcaaactccacacagggaggccggagctggaatcgaacccggtacctctgcactgtgaagccgacgtgctaaccactggactaccgggccgccctgtcactcacttttcaaatgaaaagactTCCCATCTTCAAAAGTTTGCCAAGCTGCGATGACAACACCCCCATCCATACTACAACTTATTAAGTTACTTGGAATTTGTGAAATGTCACACTTATTGCTACGTGGGGGCTATTTACAGTGCCAAGGGCATGTCTATTTGCTGGAGCACAAGCATGTAGTTGTCTACTTACTGAATTGCAGAGATATGTACGTGATATGGCCGTCCAGGCCCACAGACTGGCTTATTAGCACGTGGATGCATCTACTTACTGGAACATGGATGTACATCTGCAGGCCCAGGGATGTGTCTATTTGCTGGCCAAAGTATGTAGGATTTAATAGCCCAGAGATGAGCTCATTTGCGAACCCATCGATGTGTATTCACTGGCCAGGGATGGGGCTAGTTACTGGGCCATTGGTGTGCCTATTTATTGGAGCACAGCCAGGGATATGACTAGTTACTGGTCCGAGTGGAGTTGTATTTTTTGTACGCCTTTGGGCTCTGTGCTGAGATGCTGGTTGCCGTGGCAACTCCCACAGGAAGCGGGCCTTGTGACTCTTATCAGCTTGAACACTGTGTTCAGACTTGAATCCTTAGTCGGTAAGAAAGACTCCATGACAAGTCGTCGTTGTAAATCATACAGAACGCTTTCATCCAGAGCGTTTGCACGTTGACACGAACTTGTAAGGGCGCCAGGACTGAAAGCGTCCTGCAGAATAAAGAGGTTAGTTCGAGAGCAACGACAAACATGATCGCCTCCCTCGAGATGGTGGCAGATTGCGGGAAGCAGCAGAGGCCGGCAAGGGAGAAAGATGAGAGAGCAACATTTTCATTACGGTGTTGCCTTTGCAGGCAGCCAAAAGGCTGGACGCCCAATAAATGCTGCCCTCTAGAGGACCGACAAGTCATAGCACCCACAGTTGAGGCCAACACATGGAAAAAGGTTGTCCACATGCCTGACCGCGGGTGTGTCTATTTCCTGGATCATATGGTGCTTTCTATATAAAGGTCCATTTACAGGGGAATGTCTATTTACCGGTACATGGATATATTATCGCTACAGCTGAAATGAGAagtttcattttttcatttttcagtttaATTAACTACAATTAATGTGGGTATAATCCTAGTCACCTAGAACAGGGGAAAGTTTCGTCTGATTTCATGTCAGGCAAgcgagaaaacaaaaatgcacgAGAACTACAAAAATCGTGTTCAAGTGAAATAAAAGAGATTTAATTCGCTAAGAGGCAAGACAGCAAAGTGGAAAAGAAGTAAATAAGAATATAACCGTGAAATCGTAAAAATTGCAATCAATGGCAACAAAGGAATGAGACAAGTGGACAAAATGAATTCGACCAACATGCAGCCCGAGTCGAAATCCTTCAGAACAATCCATCCAGGTAAAACGGTTAATGTCAAACACTTTGGCAGCCAAACAAGTTGATTTGAGGACGACGACAGCGAATCAACGCTACAAACGAGCACGACGGCAATCACGCTCCAATCAAAGACTTTCTCCTCTTGGTGCATACGCGTCCTCGGGCCGCCTCACATGTCACTGATGACCGGCCATGGCGTTTCTCGAGCTCCAATCGTCGGTCAGGAGATGACACAAGGGGCGGAGCTTGTCGAGCGCCGCCCCTCACGTCGCGTCGTCGCGATCGCTCAGGTTGGTCGTGAGGTCCAGGAGAAGATGGCGACCGTAAAAACAACAGCGACCCCACTGGCAAGGAGGCTAGCAGACTCGCCTTGCACCGAAAACAAGTACGAGCACGGCTGAAGGTcacgaaaaaaaacgaaaggACTGGAAAGGAAAGGACtgggagggggaagggggggggcggtccaATATAACGAGCATGCGCAGTGTCTGCGGACCGCTTGGCACGCAGACCGCAATATGGCGAGAGCGCCTGAGAGCGGAGGCTGCACGGAGTTCTCGGGCTGGGAGAACGACACCCAGGGCGTGCGCATCACCGGGGAGGAGAGCTGGGAGTCCGCGGAGGTCGCCGCTCCGAGCGTGGACAGCAGCGCCCGACTCTCACCCGAGCCCCAGGAGCGCACCCGGCTGAGCGACAACACCCGGCTGGCGACCCGCTACGCCGTGCGCATTTTCCGGGAGTACCTGAGCGACAAGGCGCGCAGTCCGGACTTCGAGAGCCTGGACAAGGCGGAGCTGTGCGCTCTGCTGCGCTCCTTTTACGCGGAGGCGCGCTCTAAAAGCGGCCAGTTGTACAGTAAGTCGTCGCTGGTCAGCATGCGGAGCTCGCTCAACCGCTACCTGAACGAGCCGCCCCACTGCCGCACGCTGGACCTCACCAAGGACCCGGAGCTGCGCGGGGCCAACCTCGCCTTGGCGGCGGTCATCCGGCGGTTGGAGGAGCGGGGCGCCGGGCCGGTGGTGCAGAAACAGGCAATCGCGCGCTCAGACCTGCGCCGCCTCTACCAGTCGTCCATGTTCGACGCGTCCACCCCCCCGGGGCTGCTCAACAAGGTTTGGTTCGAGACCTGCATGTACTTCAGCACCAGAGGCCGCGAGAAGCAACGCGAGCTTCGCGAGGACTCTTTCGCGCTGGCCGCCGACGAGCAAGGCCGGAAGTTCGTCTACTTCCGAGCGACGCGGGGCAGCCGGAAGACGGCCACCGACGAAGACGTCACGCTGCGGCTGCCCCGCATGTACGAGACGCGCACCTCGCTGTGCCCGTACGCCAGCTTCGTGCGCTACCTGGCCAAGCGCAACCCGCTGTGCCGAGCTTTCTTCCAGCGGCCGCGTGACGCCTGCGGCCCGGCCGACGGCACATGGTTCGAGAACAAGGCGGTCGGGAAGAATCTTCTGGGCACGCGCATGCAAATGCTTTCGCGTGCCGCCAAGCTGTCCAGGACGTACACTAACCACTGCATCGGCGCCGTCTCCATAGCGACGCTCGACAGCATCGTGGGCGGAGCCGACACAGACTGCAGGGGGCGGTGCGCGGCAACGGAACGCGGTCACGTGGGTGATGAGATCACAAGTCTAGCACCTCCCCGCCCCAAAAGATTGGGCGCGAAGCCAGGAGCCAGAGAAAGACGTGCGCATGCGCGGTCTCCTGTCCGCTCCACCGTCACTCAGGTAGCCTGAAAGGTCACGTGACCCCCTCCCAAAGTACCCTGGGCCATTATATACGATACAATACACATCTGTATTGTATCTGTGTCCAATTTGGCCTGAAAAAGTATAACGCTATTCATTCCTTAAGAAATACAGTCGACCCACGCATATTCCTCATTTTAAACCTTtggattcattaattcattcaattttcctttctttaaaaataaaagaataaaaaaatgactaatTATAAATGCGGATACTCTCTATTCACGGACCCGGCCCTACGCCCAGGCCACTGACTTCATTATTGGAATTCATACTGTAGTTTCCAGTTTCGAACTTGGAATGCTTCCCgttaaaaatattagaaacagttTGACACAGTGTCGATTTTTACAATCACTTGATCTCATGAGTGCGTGTCCCATTGATGCATTAACGCATCTAATGAGTGGCCACCAAGGCATCGGCTGCCATGGCAACCATGCCCTCGCTAATTAAGTTACCCAGCATGCACAACTGTGACGCCCTCAAGC
Proteins encoded in this window:
- the LOC127605942 gene encoding uncharacterized protein LOC127605942 isoform X1; the protein is MARAPESGGCTEFSGWENDTQGVRITGEESWESAEVAAPSVDSSARLSPEPQERTRLSDNTRLATRYAVRIFREYLSDKARSPDFESLDKAELCALLRSFYAEARSKSGQLYSKSSLVSMRSSLNRYLNEPPHCRTLDLTKDPELRGANLALAAVIRRLEERGAGPVVQKQAIARSDLRRLYQSSMFDASTPPGLLNKVWFETCMYFSTRGREKQRELREDSFALAADEQGRKFVYFRATRGSRKTATDEDVTLRLPRMYETRTSLCPYASFVRYLAKRNPLCRAFFQRPRDACGPADGTWFENKAVGKNLLGTRMQMLSRAAKLSRTYTNHCIGAVSIATLDSIVGGADTDCRGRCAATERGHVGDEITSLAPPRPKRLGAKPGARERRAHARSPVRSTVTQDSDGQISASPPGLSGIPTTAQLSKANAPVHVDVGGHTYTSSLETLTKYPESRIGRLFDGSEPIVLDSPRQRYFIDRDGAMFRYILNFLRTSKLLLPDDFDEYPLLYEEASFFQLAPLQAELRRWRRLRESESAAAAAWECVAVQVTQNPHERITLSGRRTTLGETFPEARELVRKSGSARSEKDPAHVCRFPLDDDCTLNSVQVLERLQRRGFRLTGSCGSADASSYLCRYLLGRAGGVGDCEEL
- the LOC127605942 gene encoding uncharacterized protein LOC127605942 isoform X3; protein product: MARAPESGGCTEFSGWENDTQGVRITGEESWESAEVAAPSVDSSARLSPEPQERTRLSDNTRLATRYAVRIFREYLSDKARSPDFESLDKAELCALLRSFYAEARSKSGQLYSKSSLVSMRSSLNRYLNEPPHCRTLDLTKDPELRGANLALAAVIRRLEERGAGPVVQKQAIARSDLRRLYQSSMFDASTPPGLLNKVWFETCMYFSTRGREKQRELREDSFALAADEQGRKFVYFRATRGSRKTATDEDVTLRLPRMYETRTSLCPYASFVRYLAKRNPLCRAFFQRPRDACGPADGTWFENKAVGKNLLGTRMQMLSRAAKLSRTYTNHCIGAVSIATLDSIVGGADTDCRGRCAATERGHVGDEITSLAPPRPKRLGAKPGARERRAHARSPVRSTVTQDSDGQISASPPGLSGIPTTAQLSKANAPVHVDVGGHTYTSSLETLTKYPESRVSAGSGDCLTEASRLCSTVRGNATSSTETGPCSATSSTSCAPPSSSSRMTSTSTLCCMRRPPSSSWLLCRQNFGAGAG
- the LOC127605942 gene encoding uncharacterized protein LOC127605942 isoform X2 — protein: MARAPESGGCTEFSGWENDTQGVRITGEESWESAEVAAPSVDSSARLSPEPQERTRLSDNTRLATRYAVRIFREYLSDKARSPDFESLDKAELCALLRSFYAEARSKSGQLYSKSSLVSMRSSLNRYLNEPPHCRTLDLTKDPELRGANLALAAVIRRLEERGAGPVVQKQAIARSDLRRLYQSSMFDASTPPGLLNKVWFETCMYFSTRGREKQRELREDSFALAADEQGRKFVYFRATRGSRKTATDEDVTLRLPRMYETRTSLCPYASFVRYLAKRNPLCRAFFQRPRDACGPADGTWFENKAVGKNLLGTRMQMLSRAAKLSRTYTNHCIGAVSIATLDSIVGGADTDCRGRCAATERGHVGDEITSLAPPRPKRLGAKPGARERRAHARSPVRSTVTQDSDGQISASPPGLSGIPTTAQLSKANAPVHVDVGGHTYTSSLETLTKYPESRSVSAGSGDCLTEASRLCSTVRGNATSSTETGPCSATSSTSCAPPSSSSRMTSTSTLCCMRRPPSSSWLLCRQNFGAGAG